From Paracoccus suum, the proteins below share one genomic window:
- a CDS encoding ABC transporter permease has translation MKAARFHAIQVSGLYAIWLREVKRAIRDRGQLIGGVSRPLLWVLILGIGLNPYFRGEIYGEVRFVVPYTYLQFIFPAVIALNILYTSVQSAVSVIWDRQFGFMREVLASPLSRGTILLGKVLGGTTVAMFHGAIVLVLARFVDVPLAPWDVLRALGLMFLMAFALTSLGIVLANRVRSFEGFGVFSNVVILPLYFTSSSIFPLDPALTGAQMRIVYPEWLVTLVRLNPMTYAVDALRGVLIHYNQFDPHYGPAVLIAMAVVFFVIALGDFRRLE, from the coding sequence ATGAAGGCCGCCCGCTTCCACGCCATCCAGGTATCCGGGCTCTACGCGATCTGGCTGCGCGAGGTGAAACGCGCGATCCGCGATCGCGGACAACTGATCGGCGGGGTCAGCCGGCCGCTGCTCTGGGTGCTGATCCTCGGCATCGGACTAAACCCCTACTTCCGGGGCGAGATCTATGGCGAGGTCCGCTTTGTCGTACCCTACACCTATCTGCAATTCATCTTTCCGGCCGTCATCGCCCTGAATATCCTCTATACCTCCGTGCAGTCCGCGGTGTCGGTGATCTGGGACCGCCAATTCGGTTTCATGCGTGAGGTGCTCGCCTCGCCGCTCTCGCGCGGTACGATCCTGCTGGGCAAGGTCCTGGGCGGCACCACGGTCGCGATGTTCCACGGCGCCATCGTCCTCGTGCTGGCGCGCTTTGTCGATGTGCCGCTGGCGCCCTGGGACGTCCTGCGGGCACTGGGCCTGATGTTCCTGATGGCCTTTGCTCTGACCTCTCTCGGTATCGTGCTGGCCAATCGCGTGCGCAGCTTCGAAGGCTTCGGCGTGTTCTCCAATGTCGTGATCCTCCCGCTTTACTTTACCTCGTCCTCGATCTTTCCGCTCGACCCGGCACTGACGGGCGCTCAGATGCGGATCGTCTATCCCGAGTGGCTGGTGACTCTCGTGCGCCTCAACCCCATGACCTATGCCGTTGATGCGCTGCGGGGCGTGCTGATCCATTACAACCAGTTCGATCCGCATTACGGACCGGCGGTCCTGATTGCGATGGCGGTGGTATTCTTCGTCATCGCGCTGGGGGATTTCCGGAGACTGGAATGA